GTATGGAAGATCAGGTTGAGCGTGCCCTGCAGCCGCGCGAACACCGTGGTCGCGCCGATGAACAGCAGCAGCGTGCTCCACATCCCGGCCAGCGAACCGATGTCGGGCTGGTCGCGGGCGTTGCGCAGCACCGTGCCCGCGACTTCCTGCGCGGCGCTGCCGGCAATCGCCCCGAGCTGCTCGATCAGCTGCTCCTGCGCTTCCGGGTACAGCGACGCCGCCAGCCACAGCAGCAGCACCAGCAGCGGCGCCAGCGACAGCAGGGCGAAGAACGACAGCGAGGCCGCCTGGGTGAGCAGGTCGATCTCGACGAAGCGCCGTGCCAGCGCCACCGGCAGGCTGTGCTGGAGGCGCTCGATCTGGCGCTTGAATTTCGCGCGGGTTCCGGACATGGCGACCTGGGATGCGGCGTCGCCGGCGAGGATGCCAACAGCGCACGTGCGTGCGCCGTGTAGGTGCGCCACCGGTGTGCGTACGCGCGGTGGCGCGGATCAGGCGGCCGCGGCCAACCGTTGCAGGGCGTCGCCGTCGACGCGCTGCACCGTCCAGCCGTCGAGGCCGACCGCGCCCAGTTCGCGATAGAACGCGATCGCGTCGGTGTTCCAGTCCAGCACCGACCATTCGAAGCGCGCGCAGCCGCGCTCGACCGCGGTGCGGGCGAGGTGGTGCATCAGCTGGCGGCCGATGCCGCGCGCGCGGAAGGCCGGGCGCACGTACAGGTCTTCCAGGTACAGGCCGCGGCGGCCGTGGAA
This portion of the Luteimonas yindakuii genome encodes:
- a CDS encoding GNAT family N-acetyltransferase, whose protein sequence is MAADASRLRPATQADVALLLAFIRELGDFERLAHEVVVDEMVLADSLFGARPAAEAVIAEVDGEPAGFALFFHNFSTFHGRRGLYLEDLYVRPAFRARGIGRQLMHHLARTAVERGCARFEWSVLDWNTDAIAFYRELGAVGLDGWTVQRVDGDALQRLAAAA